A part of Nitrospinaceae bacterium genomic DNA contains:
- a CDS encoding c-type cytochrome, with protein sequence MKCPRAVLLSLVLLLSIFAWPFFEGKGADAYRDGGWNSNYSLGQKLFATHCAACHGKNGEGGVGVPLNLQSFLSVAPPGYIRKTIFYGRLPRTMIAYGAILKKKEIEAIATFVRGWQVSDYKGLDIKRVAGSVSNGKLLFDGMCIGCHGLNGLGGPQVGGGHVTNAIAGYPGPSLNNQGFLKSSTDGYIKATLMSGRVGTPMGSYLKGKQGFVELREEEINDLVAYIRSWEKQGGGPRDPWRSE encoded by the coding sequence GTGAAATGTCCGCGTGCAGTACTTTTATCTCTAGTTCTATTGCTCTCAATTTTTGCATGGCCATTTTTTGAGGGAAAGGGCGCCGATGCCTATCGAGACGGCGGCTGGAATTCCAATTACTCCCTTGGCCAAAAGCTTTTTGCTACCCATTGCGCTGCCTGCCACGGCAAGAACGGTGAGGGTGGAGTCGGGGTGCCTCTCAATCTTCAAAGTTTCCTTTCCGTTGCACCACCCGGCTACATCCGCAAGACGATCTTTTACGGTCGTCTTCCGCGGACGATGATCGCCTACGGCGCCATTCTTAAGAAAAAGGAAATTGAAGCCATTGCCACGTTTGTCCGAGGCTGGCAGGTTTCCGACTACAAAGGCCTCGACATCAAACGAGTGGCCGGTTCTGTCTCGAACGGAAAACTTCTCTTTGACGGCATGTGCATCGGTTGCCATGGCCTCAATGGGCTCGGAGGGCCGCAGGTGGGCGGCGGCCATGTAACAAATGCCATCGCGGGCTACCCCGGCCCCTCTCTTAACAACCAGGGTTTCCTCAAATCCTCTACCGACGGATACATCAAGGCGACGCTGATGTCCGGTCGGGTGGGCACCCCAATGGGGTCCTATTTGAAGGGCAAGCAGGGTTTCGTCGAATTGAGGGAAGAGGAGATCAATGACTTGGTGGCTTATATCCGCTCCTGGGAAAAACAGGGCGGGGGACCACGCGATCCGTGGAGGAGTGAGTAA